DNA from Rosa rugosa chromosome 6, drRosRugo1.1, whole genome shotgun sequence:
TCTGGCTCATGCATTTTTAGCTTCGTCTTTGGTTCACTCATGTGTTAATACATTGGTCTTTTATGGTGCCTAGAATGGTAGTTTTATGGTGCCTAGAATGGTAGTTTTATGGCTCACTACTGTGTTATACTGACTCAATGGTGATTATGGTAATTCTTTATATTTTAAAAAGGACAAGGACGGTCTTTAATTGATTTGCATATACAATGTTCACTACCATAACTTAGAACTTGAGTCTCTTTTCACTGGAGGAATCATCAACCTTGATTTTATGGCAGAACAAGATAAGGCTAAGGACTCTATAGATGATTATGAAAAAGATGAACGGCTAGAGCTGGAGGATAATGAACCTGAATATGAACCCGAAGAATATGTTGGCGTTGATTACGATGAgaaggagattgaacaagaGGATGCCCAGGAGGCTGAGGATGAAGGAGATGAGGATCCTGAGGAGAATCTAGGTGAAGAAGAGGGTGATATGGCTGAGGAGGAAATGGAAGATGTAcatgaagaaattgaaggtgAAGAATATGAGGAGCATGGTGGTGAGGAGCATGAGCATGAGCATGAGCATGAGCATGAGCATGCACATGCACAGATGGTTGACGCCGAGGAAGAGGAGCACCATGAAGTTGTGAAAGAGAGGCGGAAGCGCAAGGAATTCGAAGTGTTTGTTGGTGGTTTAGACAAGGATGCAGATGAAGCTGATCTTAGGAAAGCTTTTGGTGTAGTTGGTGAGGTTACTGAGGTTAGATTGATGATGAACCCTCAGACTAAGAAGAACAAGGGATTTGCATTCTTGCGTTTTGCAACTGTGGAACAAGCAAAACGAGCTGTTAGAGAGCTTAAACATCCAGTGGTAAATTTTCATCCTTTCATAGTTTGAGTGGTCAATGAATTTTTCACACATTGATTTCAATTCCTTGAAATGATTTCAATTCCAGATCAATGGGAAACAATGTGGTGTTACTCCAAGTCAGGATAGTGATACCCTTTTTCTGGGTAACATCTGCAAAACATGGTCAAAGGATGCTGTAAGTAATGACTACATTTCAGAATTTACTGGCATTGTCTGGAGTTGCTACAAAGTTCTGATATTTTCCGATGGTTGTATTTCCAGTTGAAGGAGAAATTGAAACATTATGGAGTAGATAATGTTGAGGATTTGACAGTAGTTGAAGATACTAATAATGAGGGAATGAATCGGGGCTTTGCTTTTTTGGAATTTTCATCTCGCTCGGATGCCATGGATGCCTTCAAGCGCCTTCAGAAAAGAGATATTGTGTTTGGAGTTGAAAGGCCTGCAAAGGTTTCTTTTGCAGATTCCTTCATTGACCCTGGTGATGAAATTATGGCGCAGGTAATCTAAAATTTCTGCATTGGTCTTGGGATGTTAGGCATCCTGGATGAAAATCTTAGTGTCTCGGTCTTTTCTTACTTTAGGGTGAATGGACACAGTTCCAGTAACATCTCTCTTACCAGGTAGCATGGATAATAATTGGTCTGAAGTTATCAATAAACATGCTCATTGATCTGCCCTTGTACAAGTAGATTTTCTATATCTGTTGTTAGATTTGTTATATCGTTTATACACTTTTGTTTGTAGATGTAACTTGGCATCTAACATATTAGATTAGACTTCTTGGAGTTGATGATTCTGTTAATTATTGTTCACAGTTTATAATGCTTGATTCCTACAAGTATTTTAATCTTCTTTCTTCCCTTTTGTCAATAATAGTAGTATGGAGAATTGTGTATGGAGAGAAGCTCTGAGTTTCTTTTCGTTTGGTGGTATTATCCTCTTTGTAGAGGGGTTTTATTGGTGCCTGGTGGAGTTGCTGATCTCGTATTCTGAGTTGCAGGTTAAAACTATATTTGTGGATGGCCTACCTGCTTCTTGGGATGAGGATTATGTTCAACAGCTTCTTAAGGACTATGGGGAGATTGAAAAGATAGAGCTTGCTCGCAACATGCCTTCTGCCAAGAGGAAGGATTTTGGTTTTATTACATTTGACACTCATGAGAATGCATTGACATGTGCTAATTGCATCAACAATGCAGAAATAGGTGAAGGGGACAACAAGGTGTGTTGGGTTACAACTGCTCCTTTCACTTTTCGATAATGTTTATGAGGTACTTGCATACTTCGCTTGAATTGCATGGGTTTAAGTTTGTAATTATGGTCATATTTTAGGCAAAGCTTAGGGCAAGGTTGTCAAGACCCCTTCAGAGAGGGAAAGGCAAACATGTAGGTCGTGGTGATTATCGGTCCCCACGGGGGGATGGACGAGTTATTAGGGGTTCATGGGGGCGCCCTACACCACCACGTAGTCTACCTATGCGTGGATTAAGAGGAGTTGGAAGTCGTATCCCACCAGCCAGTGTGAAGAGGCCGGTTGGACTGAGAGATAGACGCCCTGCAATCTCGTCTTATCCTGCTAGACCCAGGCCTTTGCCTCCTCCAGCTAGGTCCTATGACAGGAGGCCACCTGGTATGcaatatatgtgtatatatatatttcttttctttcctttctgtAGTGCCTTTATTGGTTGTGTCGTGGTTTTTTGATTGGATAATTATGTTGGTATGCACCTTATTACAGTTCCGGCCTACCCAAAGAGTAGCTTCAGAAGGGAATATAGTAGACGGGATGACCTTCCTCCTCCAAGGAGCAGAGCAGCGGCTGATTATGGTTCAAGGGCTGTGCCAGAGAGACGCCAGTCATATAGAGATGACTATAGTACACGTGGTCCTGCCTACGTTGACCCACCAAGAAGTACATCTCGTACAACAGCGAGGAGAGCTTATGTAGATGACAGTTATGGACAAAGGTTTGAAAGGCACCCTCCCCCACCTCCTCCTAGTTACCACCGTGAAGGTCGTGCTCGTGATTACGACTCTATTTCTGGGTCAAAGCGTCCATACTCTGCTCTGGTTAGTGTTACTGTTGATAATGCAATTTATTTGGTCAAGTATCTGCATAGGAGTGGGCTAATATTTTtgcaattcttttatttatttattttaggacGATGTTCCACCTCGATATGCTGATACTGGCATCCGCCAATCAAGGGCACGATTGGACTATGAATATGGAAGTGGTTCTTCTCAATATGGGGATGGCTATAGTGATAGGTTTGCTCCCTTGATTTTAATATATTTAACTTCTGATTTTGACATGTATCGATGTGTTAACTTGCCTTGTTGTGGTTGGCAGAGTTGGGAGGTCTAGTTTAGGATATGGGAGCAGCAGGACAAGTCAGGATTCACATGGACTTTATAGCAGCCGTCAGAGCATGGGTTATGGAGGAGGTGAGTTTGAGATTGATGGTAGTCTGGAATGTCTGATATACAATCGATATGTGTTTGTGGGCTGTTGTTTTTGAAGTCAGAGTCTAATGTTCTGTGGCTTTCAGGTTCTTATGGTGGTAATGATGTTGGTGGGATGTACTCATCAAGCTACGGTGGTGATTATATGTCTCGTGGAAATGATGTATGCTTCTAATCTCCTTTGGTTAATCACAAGTGTAGCTATTTTGATTTGCCATCTCATATATATCATCATTTTTTGATGCTCAATTGTAGGTTGGAGGTAGCTCTTACTCATCAATGTACTCCGGTCGTGGTGTTGGTGGAAGCAGTTATATGGGTTCAGGTGGTTCCGGCTCATACTATTGAGGTAATTTGTCTTATTGTCTTTTATTATGGTGTTTCATTTTCTTAAATATGAATGAAGTAGCTGAGGAGTGCATAATTATGTGCCCAAGGGCCCAAGTCATTACTATTTCTTCCTGGAGATTTTTGTTTTTCGAAGACATGGCATCTCTTCTTTTGCTGTTAAGAGGTCATTGGTGAAAACAGAGTGATATGGTTACAAGTGAATTTGTCCATGGAACAGATCTGAAATGACCAAGAGGCGCTCTAGGATGGGGACTGTCTGAAGCTTTGGATTATGTTATCTAGCAGTTATGAAGAGACAATTATCTAAGAGCGTCTGCAGCACTGGGAAACTTTGATTGTATACAATAGGTCCAGCCCTGGTAGATTTTCCGTAGATCAGATATGTCAGGCCAAAGTTTTGATGCTGTAAGGAAGCTGAAGTTATTCAGAGATGAAACAT
Protein-coding regions in this window:
- the LOC133713644 gene encoding uncharacterized protein LOC133713644; this translates as MPPRTVKRGSGSAGTKRTTRATRGAPKAQNQAQPDVPDESMKAEVTVPVAEGKEELKGERIQEKPIVEEAAVVVEEDPVVEEKPVAIDRPGFEVDAKSDQNGFKKQDKAKDSIDDYEKDERLELEDNEPEYEPEEYVGVDYDEKEIEQEDAQEAEDEGDEDPEENLGEEEGDMAEEEMEDVHEEIEGEEYEEHGGEEHEHEHEHEHEHAHAQMVDAEEEEHHEVVKERRKRKEFEVFVGGLDKDADEADLRKAFGVVGEVTEVRLMMNPQTKKNKGFAFLRFATVEQAKRAVRELKHPVINGKQCGVTPSQDSDTLFLGNICKTWSKDALKEKLKHYGVDNVEDLTVVEDTNNEGMNRGFAFLEFSSRSDAMDAFKRLQKRDIVFGVERPAKVSFADSFIDPGDEIMAQVKTIFVDGLPASWDEDYVQQLLKDYGEIEKIELARNMPSAKRKDFGFITFDTHENALTCANCINNAEIGEGDNKAKLRARLSRPLQRGKGKHVGRGDYRSPRGDGRVIRGSWGRPTPPRSLPMRGLRGVGSRIPPASVKRPVGLRDRRPAISSYPARPRPLPPPARSYDRRPPVPAYPKSSFRREYSRRDDLPPPRSRAAADYGSRAVPERRQSYRDDYSTRGPAYVDPPRSTSRTTARRAYVDDSYGQRFERHPPPPPPSYHREGRARDYDSISGSKRPYSALDDVPPRYADTGIRQSRARLDYEYGSGSSQYGDGYSDRVGRSSLGYGSSRTSQDSHGLYSSRQSMGYGGGSYGGNDVGGMYSSSYGGDYMSRGNDVGGSSYSSMYSGRGVGGSSYMGSGGSGSYY